A region from the Phycisphaerales bacterium genome encodes:
- a CDS encoding asparaginase: protein MRHVTLITTGGTIEKTFDETSGTMENRGSIVRRMTNRLRLEGTQVHVVELMSKDSLLMTDEDRSRIIEAVRAAGAESPGSGTPAGVCAGVIVLHGTDTLSVTGERLHASLSSLKVPVILTGAMRPYEMKRSDALQNLTESIFATGVMAPGVYCVAHGRALRFPGVVKDRASLTFVKPGEAGDAGR from the coding sequence ATGCGACACGTCACGCTGATCACGACCGGCGGCACGATCGAAAAGACCTTTGACGAAACGTCGGGCACGATGGAGAACCGCGGGTCGATCGTTCGGCGTATGACCAACCGGTTACGCCTTGAGGGGACCCAGGTCCACGTCGTGGAACTGATGAGCAAGGACAGCCTGCTCATGACCGATGAGGATCGCTCGCGGATCATCGAGGCGGTGCGGGCGGCTGGGGCCGAGTCGCCGGGATCTGGAACGCCCGCCGGGGTGTGCGCGGGTGTGATCGTGCTGCACGGTACGGACACCTTGAGCGTGACGGGGGAGCGGCTGCATGCGTCGTTGTCATCGCTCAAGGTGCCGGTGATTCTGACGGGTGCGATGAGGCCGTATGAGATGAAGCGGTCGGACGCGCTGCAGAACCTGACGGAGTCGATCTTCGCGACGGGGGTCATGGCGCCCGGGGTGTACTGCGTGGCCCACGGGCGGGCACTGCGGTTCCCGGGCGTGGTGAAGGATCGGGCGTCGCTCACGTTCGTGAAGCCGGGCGAGGCGGGTGATGCCGGGCGTTAG